Proteins from a genomic interval of Bifidobacterium longum subsp. infantis ATCC 15697 = JCM 1222 = DSM 20088:
- a CDS encoding 16S rRNA (uracil(1498)-N(3))-methyltransferase, producing MTDALFLFDPQVDDVPVNSDELHAGWKLTLPAHIKRHAVQAMRLKAGDSLQLSDGNGLRIQAVMADPEAGLAEVVEVGREPEQLTRLALIQALAKTGHDEQAIDMATQIGVDQVVPWQADRSIAKWKVGRTDKKWNSVLDAATEQSRRAFKPQLEACASSKEVVAICRRACVHGDVVIVLHQDATDTWSGVEEKVAQLVERTLQDGRPRTVSVVVGPEGGISEQEVADFVKAGAVSCVLGHNILRAATAGPVALSLLSRVLGRYE from the coding sequence ATGACTGATGCCCTTTTTCTTTTCGACCCGCAGGTCGACGACGTCCCGGTGAACAGCGACGAACTCCACGCCGGCTGGAAGCTAACCCTGCCTGCTCACATCAAGCGCCATGCCGTGCAGGCCATGCGACTCAAGGCAGGGGACAGCCTGCAACTTTCCGACGGCAACGGCTTGAGAATCCAGGCAGTGATGGCCGATCCTGAAGCCGGACTGGCTGAAGTCGTGGAAGTGGGGCGCGAACCCGAGCAGCTCACCCGTTTGGCGCTGATTCAGGCATTGGCGAAAACCGGCCATGATGAGCAGGCCATCGATATGGCTACGCAGATCGGCGTCGACCAAGTGGTGCCATGGCAGGCGGACCGATCCATTGCCAAGTGGAAGGTCGGCCGTACAGACAAGAAGTGGAATTCGGTACTGGATGCCGCCACCGAGCAGTCGCGGCGCGCCTTTAAGCCGCAATTGGAGGCGTGCGCGTCCAGCAAAGAGGTCGTGGCCATCTGCCGCAGGGCCTGCGTGCATGGCGATGTGGTGATTGTGCTGCATCAGGATGCTACCGATACGTGGTCCGGCGTGGAGGAGAAGGTTGCGCAGTTGGTGGAACGCACGCTCCAGGACGGTCGGCCGCGGACTGTCAGTGTGGTGGTCGGGCCTGAGGGCGGCATCAGTGAGCAGGAGGTAGCTGATTTCGTCAAGGCCGGAGCGGTGAGCTGCGTACTGGGGCACAATATTCTGAGAGCCGCGACGGCCGGTCCTGTAG
- the sufB gene encoding Fe-S cluster assembly protein SufB, with protein sequence MVTENTAPNAAADVEMSQYVADRTRVNEDKIKKDDEIISQFGDYNYGWHDSDAAGEAAKRGIDENVVRAISADKGEPQWMLDMRLRGFKAFLEKPMPDWGVDLSGFNADDFKYYVKPIEKQAKSWEELPDDIRNTYDRLGIPEAEKNRLVSGVAAQYESEVIYNSIREDLKKQGVIFVDTDTAVREYPELVKKYFGTVVPPEDNKFGALNTAAWSGGSFVYVPKGVHVDIPLQAYFRINTPAMGQFERTLIIADEGSYVHYVEGCTAPIWSEDSLHAAIVEIIVEKHARVRYTTVQNWSNNVYNLVTQRAYVREGGTMEWVDGNIGSKATMKYPACILAEPYAKASTMSLGFAGKGQYQDTGAKMIHLAPHTSSTIVAKSISRGGGRSAYRGLVKIVKGAYGSSNSTVCDALLVDDFSRSDTYPHVDVREDDVSMAHEATVSKISEDQLFYLMSRGLTEEEARGMIVRGFVEPISRELPMEYALELNRLVELQMEGSVG encoded by the coding sequence ATGGTGACCGAAAACACAGCGCCAAACGCCGCCGCTGACGTGGAGATGAGCCAGTATGTGGCTGATCGTACCCGCGTCAACGAGGACAAGATCAAGAAGGATGACGAGATCATCAGCCAGTTCGGCGACTACAACTATGGTTGGCATGATTCTGATGCCGCCGGCGAAGCCGCAAAACGAGGCATTGATGAGAACGTCGTACGCGCGATCAGCGCCGACAAAGGCGAGCCGCAGTGGATGCTCGACATGCGTCTGCGTGGATTCAAGGCGTTCCTCGAAAAGCCCATGCCCGATTGGGGTGTGGATCTCTCCGGCTTCAACGCCGACGACTTCAAGTACTACGTCAAGCCGATCGAGAAGCAGGCGAAGTCGTGGGAGGAGCTGCCGGACGATATCCGCAACACCTACGATCGCCTTGGCATCCCGGAGGCGGAGAAGAACCGCCTCGTCTCCGGCGTGGCTGCCCAGTACGAGTCCGAGGTAATCTACAACTCCATTCGTGAGGACCTGAAGAAGCAGGGTGTGATCTTCGTCGACACGGACACCGCTGTGCGCGAATACCCTGAACTCGTCAAGAAGTACTTCGGCACCGTCGTGCCCCCGGAGGACAACAAGTTCGGCGCCCTCAACACCGCGGCATGGTCCGGCGGCTCGTTCGTATACGTGCCGAAGGGCGTGCACGTGGACATCCCGTTGCAGGCATACTTCCGCATCAACACCCCGGCCATGGGTCAGTTCGAACGTACGCTGATTATCGCGGACGAAGGCTCCTACGTGCACTACGTGGAAGGCTGCACCGCCCCGATCTGGTCCGAGGACTCGCTGCACGCCGCCATCGTCGAGATCATCGTCGAGAAGCACGCCCGCGTGCGCTACACCACCGTGCAGAACTGGTCGAACAACGTCTACAACCTCGTCACCCAGCGTGCCTACGTGCGTGAGGGCGGCACGATGGAGTGGGTGGACGGCAACATCGGTTCCAAGGCCACCATGAAGTACCCGGCCTGCATCCTCGCCGAACCGTACGCCAAGGCATCCACCATGTCCCTCGGCTTTGCCGGCAAGGGCCAGTACCAGGACACGGGCGCGAAGATGATTCACTTGGCACCGCACACCAGCTCCACCATCGTCGCCAAGTCCATCTCGCGCGGCGGCGGCCGCTCCGCCTACCGCGGTCTGGTCAAAATCGTCAAGGGCGCGTACGGTTCGTCCAACTCGACCGTGTGCGATGCCCTGCTGGTCGACGACTTCTCCCGCTCCGATACCTACCCGCACGTCGACGTTCGCGAAGACGACGTTTCGATGGCCCACGAAGCCACCGTTTCCAAGATTTCCGAAGACCAGCTCTTCTACCTGATGAGCCGAGGACTCACGGAGGAAGAGGCGCGAGGCATGATCGTGCGCGGCTTCGTCGAACCGATCAGCCGCGAGCTGCCGATGGAATACGCGCTTGAACTCAACAGACTTGTGGAACTTCAGATGGAAGGATCGGTGGGCTGA
- a CDS encoding metal-sulfur cluster assembly factor, which produces MSNDNLVPEPQPSVFDAVNGVLQDEEAARRVMANPALAKGFPNGRPIEHSAASGDDTCACGGHHGKCGCRDDEQSDGSEIPIKAIDDIGRATAEDVREALHQVIDPELGIDVIDLGLVYGIEIDELGRAIITMTLTTPACPLTDLIEDECASTLAGLVEEFRIDWTWDPRWTMERITPEGRDQLAALGFNFDNMPKY; this is translated from the coding sequence ATGTCCAACGATAATTTGGTTCCCGAACCACAGCCATCCGTTTTCGATGCCGTCAACGGCGTCCTGCAGGACGAGGAGGCCGCTCGCCGCGTGATGGCCAACCCGGCCTTGGCCAAGGGCTTCCCGAACGGACGCCCGATCGAGCACTCTGCTGCGTCCGGCGATGACACCTGTGCGTGTGGCGGTCACCATGGCAAATGCGGTTGCCGGGATGACGAACAGTCCGATGGCAGCGAGATTCCGATCAAGGCGATTGACGATATCGGCCGCGCCACTGCCGAAGACGTGCGCGAGGCACTGCATCAGGTGATTGATCCGGAGCTTGGCATCGACGTGATCGATTTGGGTCTGGTCTACGGCATTGAGATCGATGAGCTAGGCCGCGCCATTATTACGATGACGCTGACCACGCCGGCCTGCCCGCTGACCGACCTTATCGAGGACGAATGCGCCTCCACACTGGCCGGTCTGGTCGAGGAGTTCCGCATCGACTGGACGTGGGACCCGCGCTGGACCATGGAGCGCATCACACCCGAAGGCCGCGACCAGCTCGCCGCCCTAGGCTTCAACTTCGACAACATGCCAAAGTACTGA
- a CDS encoding cysteine desulfurase: protein MVDFKEIRGEFPILNQEIHGHPLVYLDSAATSQKPNAVIDAEANFYRTINAGVHRGAHELAARSTMAFEEARAKVAKLVGANAAEGEEEIVVTGGATAGLNLLATAFGNASLGRGGEAAKRFALKPGDEIVVSRAEHHSVLLPFQELAYRTGATFKWIDLTEDGRVRTDNLDEVITERTKVVAVTHVGNTTGAITNIAPIIKRAHEVGSIFILDACQSVPHLKVDFHALDVDFAAWSAHKMYGPTGVGFLYGKRELLEALPPANFGGSMVELAYMDHEAQYMAPPARFEAGTQPVAQVVAAGVAAEWMMNIGLENIEAHEKTIAAELLKLGDIDGIRILGPRENVDRIGTVAFDVAGVHPHDVGQFIDAQGIAIRVGHHCAQPVHRHFGLYASNRASSGVYNSVEDAQALVEAAKGIRKFFGVE, encoded by the coding sequence ATGGTTGATTTTAAGGAGATTCGGGGCGAGTTCCCGATTCTGAATCAGGAGATTCACGGGCACCCGCTCGTGTACCTGGATTCTGCGGCCACCTCGCAGAAGCCGAATGCGGTGATCGACGCCGAGGCGAACTTCTACCGTACGATCAACGCCGGCGTGCACCGCGGTGCCCACGAGCTGGCGGCCCGTAGTACCATGGCTTTCGAAGAGGCCCGTGCCAAGGTCGCCAAGCTGGTCGGCGCGAATGCAGCGGAAGGCGAAGAAGAGATCGTCGTCACCGGTGGTGCCACGGCCGGACTGAACCTGCTCGCCACCGCGTTCGGCAATGCGTCGCTGGGCCGTGGGGGAGAAGCCGCCAAGCGTTTTGCCCTGAAGCCGGGCGATGAGATCGTCGTCTCGCGCGCGGAACATCATTCGGTGCTGCTGCCGTTCCAGGAGCTGGCCTACCGTACCGGTGCCACCTTCAAGTGGATCGACCTGACCGAGGACGGCCGTGTGCGTACGGACAACCTCGACGAAGTCATCACCGAGCGTACCAAGGTCGTGGCTGTCACCCACGTGGGCAACACCACGGGTGCCATCACCAACATCGCCCCTATCATCAAGCGTGCGCATGAAGTAGGTTCGATCTTCATCTTGGACGCTTGCCAGTCCGTACCGCACCTCAAAGTCGATTTCCATGCGCTTGATGTGGACTTCGCTGCCTGGAGCGCGCACAAGATGTACGGTCCTACCGGCGTCGGTTTCCTGTACGGTAAGCGCGAACTGCTCGAAGCCCTGCCGCCGGCCAACTTCGGCGGCTCCATGGTCGAGCTCGCCTACATGGACCACGAGGCCCAATACATGGCCCCTCCGGCCCGTTTCGAGGCCGGCACCCAGCCGGTCGCCCAAGTGGTGGCCGCAGGCGTCGCCGCCGAATGGATGATGAATATCGGTCTTGAGAACATCGAAGCCCATGAGAAGACCATCGCCGCCGAACTGCTGAAGCTCGGCGACATCGATGGCATTCGTATCCTCGGACCGCGCGAAAACGTGGACCGCATCGGCACCGTGGCGTTCGACGTGGCCGGCGTGCACCCGCACGATGTGGGCCAGTTCATCGACGCCCAGGGCATCGCGATTCGCGTGGGGCACCACTGCGCCCAGCCGGTACACCGCCACTTCGGCCTATACGCATCCAACCGTGCCTCCTCCGGTGTCTACAATTCGGTCGAAGATGCCCAAGCATTGGTCGAAGCGGCCAAGGGTATCCGTAAGTTCTTTGGAGTGGAGTAA
- the sufC gene encoding Fe-S cluster assembly ATPase SufC has protein sequence MSTLEIKDLHVHVETKEGIKPILKGATLTVHSGETHAIMGPNGSGKSTLAYTLAGHPKYVVDSGEALLDGKDILKMTPDERAKAGLFLAMQYPVEVPGVSMTNFLRTAKTEIDGEAPGIRQWAKDLSAAMKRLKMDPKFASRSVNEGFSGGEKKRAEVLQLELLKPKFAILDETDSGLDVDALRIVSEGVNRAKEANQFGILMVTHYTRILKYIKPDIVHVFADGHFVKTGGPELADELEENGYDQYLPEGADSESALA, from the coding sequence ATGTCAACACTCGAAATCAAGGACCTGCACGTCCACGTCGAAACCAAGGAAGGCATCAAGCCGATCCTGAAGGGTGCCACCCTGACCGTCCACTCCGGCGAAACCCACGCCATCATGGGCCCCAACGGTTCCGGCAAGTCCACTCTCGCCTACACGTTGGCCGGCCACCCCAAGTACGTGGTCGACTCCGGCGAGGCCCTCCTCGACGGCAAGGACATCCTCAAGATGACTCCGGACGAGCGCGCCAAGGCCGGCCTGTTCCTGGCCATGCAATACCCGGTCGAAGTACCGGGCGTGTCCATGACCAACTTCTTGCGCACCGCCAAGACCGAAATCGACGGCGAGGCTCCCGGTATTCGCCAGTGGGCCAAAGACCTGTCCGCAGCCATGAAGCGCCTCAAGATGGACCCGAAGTTCGCCTCCCGTTCCGTGAACGAAGGCTTCTCCGGCGGTGAAAAGAAGCGCGCCGAAGTGCTGCAGCTCGAACTGCTGAAGCCGAAGTTTGCCATCCTTGACGAAACCGACTCCGGCTTGGACGTGGACGCCCTGCGCATCGTGTCCGAAGGCGTGAACCGTGCCAAGGAAGCCAACCAGTTCGGCATCCTCATGGTCACGCACTACACCCGTATCTTGAAGTACATCAAGCCGGACATCGTGCACGTGTTCGCCGACGGCCACTTCGTCAAGACCGGCGGCCCTGAGCTGGCCGACGAACTCGAAGAGAACGGCTACGACCAGTACCTGCCCGAGGGTGCTGATTCCGAGTCCGCGCTGGCCTGA
- the glgC gene encoding glucose-1-phosphate adenylyltransferase, with product MAKNPKILSIVLAGGEGTRLMPLTRDRAKPAVPFGGVYRLIDFPLSNLVNSGYRQVVVLTQYKSHSLDRHISQVWRFSPLLGSYVSPVPAQQRLGKHWYLGSADAIYQTINIIEDVQPDIVVIVGADHVYRMDFEQMVQQHIESGAEFTVAGIRQPIEESNQFGVIEVDHDHPNMIKNFQEKPANTTGLPDNPNQILASMGNYVANTKALFEALSLDEKAADTKHDMGGDIAPYFASRNEAGVYDFNSNEIPGSTATDHAYWRDVGTIKQFYDAHMDLIAYVPEFNLYNQDWPIYTMSGNLPPAKFVHAGRDRLGHATDSIVSPGVIVSGGEVHHSVLSPNVRIHSWAQIVDSVLFDGVIINRRARVYKAILDKNVVLTENSTVGIDTEHDLARGFTVTPDGITVVPKNTIVDD from the coding sequence ATGGCCAAGAATCCCAAGATTCTGTCGATTGTGCTTGCAGGTGGTGAGGGGACCCGCCTGATGCCGTTAACCCGCGATCGCGCGAAGCCCGCCGTTCCCTTCGGTGGTGTGTATCGTCTGATCGATTTCCCGTTGAGCAATCTGGTGAACTCCGGGTACCGTCAGGTCGTGGTGCTCACCCAGTACAAGTCTCACTCGCTTGACCGCCACATCTCCCAGGTCTGGCGTTTCTCCCCGCTGCTTGGTTCGTACGTCTCCCCTGTGCCCGCGCAGCAGCGTCTCGGCAAGCATTGGTATCTCGGCTCCGCCGACGCCATCTACCAGACCATCAACATCATCGAGGATGTCCAGCCGGACATCGTGGTGATTGTGGGTGCCGACCACGTCTACCGCATGGACTTCGAACAGATGGTTCAGCAGCACATCGAGTCCGGTGCTGAGTTCACCGTGGCCGGTATCCGCCAGCCCATCGAGGAATCGAACCAGTTCGGTGTGATTGAGGTCGATCACGATCACCCGAACATGATCAAGAACTTCCAAGAGAAGCCGGCCAACACCACCGGTCTGCCGGACAATCCGAACCAGATTCTGGCTTCCATGGGTAACTACGTTGCCAACACCAAGGCCCTGTTTGAGGCTCTGTCTCTCGATGAGAAGGCTGCCGACACCAAGCACGACATGGGCGGCGACATCGCCCCGTACTTCGCTTCTCGCAACGAGGCCGGCGTCTACGACTTCAACTCGAACGAGATTCCAGGCTCCACGGCCACTGATCACGCTTACTGGCGCGACGTCGGTACGATTAAGCAGTTCTACGATGCACACATGGATCTGATCGCCTATGTGCCCGAGTTCAACCTATACAACCAGGATTGGCCGATTTACACGATGTCCGGCAACCTGCCGCCAGCCAAGTTCGTGCACGCGGGCCGCGACCGTCTGGGCCACGCCACCGATTCAATCGTCTCCCCCGGTGTGATCGTCTCCGGCGGTGAAGTGCACCACTCCGTGCTCTCCCCCAATGTGCGTATCCACTCGTGGGCACAGATTGTCGATTCCGTGCTGTTCGACGGTGTGATCATCAACCGCCGTGCCCGCGTGTACAAGGCAATTCTTGACAAGAATGTGGTGCTCACCGAAAACTCCACTGTCGGCATCGATACCGAGCACGATCTGGCCCGCGGCTTCACTGTCACGCCAGACGGCATCACGGTTGTCCCGAAGAACACCATCGTCGATGACTGA
- a CDS encoding CTP synthase, protein MVRRTHGNSQEHVTKHIFVTGGVVSSLGKGLTASSLGRLLRSRGIHVLQQKLDPYINVDPGTMNPFQHGEVYVTEDGAETDLDIGHYERFLDVFLSQKANVTTGQIYQEVLRKERAGEYLGQCVQVIPHITNEIKSRMRAQASDDVDVIITEIGGTVGDIESQPFLEAAREVRRDLGPDNCMFVHVSLVPYISAAHELKTKPTQHSVMMLRQLGISPDALVLRSDRPLNQSIKDKISLMCDVDAEGVVNCVDAPSIYDVPKILFEEGLDAYVVRELGLPFHDVDWDEWADLLERVHHPKHEVNIAIVGKYIDLPDAYLSVTEAIKAGGFANWAKVNVKWVAADRCETTEGAAAALDNVDGIVIPGGFGIRGIDGKIGALKFARETKLPALGLCLGLQSMVIEYSRHVLGIEDANSSEFEPDCANPVIATMEEQKDIVAGKGDMGHTMRLGSYPAELEEGSLVAELYGTTHVTERHRHRYEVNVAYKDRLREGGLRISGQSPDGELTEFVELPQDVHPFYVATQAHPEFKSRPTKPHPLFAGLVKAALGHQAAR, encoded by the coding sequence ATGGTTAGAAGAACACATGGTAATTCTCAAGAGCACGTCACCAAGCATATTTTCGTCACTGGCGGCGTTGTTTCCTCTCTCGGCAAGGGCCTGACCGCATCTTCGCTCGGTCGTTTGCTGCGCAGCCGCGGCATCCATGTTCTGCAGCAAAAGCTCGATCCGTACATCAACGTCGACCCGGGCACCATGAACCCGTTCCAGCATGGTGAGGTCTACGTGACCGAAGACGGTGCTGAAACCGATCTCGACATCGGCCACTACGAGCGTTTCCTCGACGTCTTCCTGAGCCAGAAGGCCAACGTCACCACCGGTCAGATCTATCAGGAAGTGCTGCGCAAGGAGCGCGCCGGCGAATACCTCGGCCAGTGCGTGCAGGTCATCCCTCACATCACCAACGAAATCAAGTCTCGTATGCGCGCCCAGGCTTCCGATGACGTGGATGTGATCATCACCGAGATCGGTGGTACTGTCGGCGACATCGAGTCCCAGCCCTTCCTTGAGGCCGCCCGCGAAGTGCGCCGCGATCTCGGCCCGGACAACTGCATGTTCGTGCACGTTTCCCTGGTGCCGTACATTTCCGCCGCCCACGAGCTCAAGACCAAGCCCACCCAGCACTCCGTGATGATGCTGCGTCAACTCGGCATCTCCCCGGACGCCCTCGTGTTGCGTTCCGACCGCCCGCTCAACCAGTCCATCAAAGACAAGATCTCCCTGATGTGCGACGTCGATGCCGAAGGCGTGGTCAACTGCGTGGATGCGCCGAGCATCTACGATGTACCGAAGATCCTGTTCGAAGAGGGCCTTGATGCTTACGTGGTGCGTGAGCTCGGCCTGCCGTTCCACGATGTCGATTGGGATGAATGGGCAGACCTGCTTGAGCGCGTCCACCACCCCAAGCACGAGGTCAACATCGCCATCGTCGGCAAGTACATCGATTTGCCGGACGCCTACCTGTCTGTCACCGAGGCCATCAAGGCCGGAGGCTTTGCCAACTGGGCCAAGGTCAACGTCAAGTGGGTTGCGGCCGACCGTTGCGAAACCACCGAAGGTGCGGCCGCCGCTCTCGACAACGTCGACGGCATCGTGATCCCCGGCGGCTTTGGCATCCGCGGCATCGATGGCAAGATCGGCGCCCTGAAGTTCGCCCGTGAAACCAAGCTGCCCGCCCTTGGCCTGTGCCTGGGCCTGCAGTCCATGGTCATCGAATACTCCCGCCACGTGCTGGGCATTGAAGACGCGAACTCTTCCGAGTTCGAGCCCGATTGCGCCAACCCGGTGATCGCCACCATGGAAGAGCAGAAGGACATCGTGGCCGGCAAGGGCGACATGGGCCACACCATGCGTCTTGGCTCCTACCCGGCTGAGCTGGAGGAAGGCTCGCTGGTCGCCGAACTGTACGGCACCACGCATGTCACCGAGCGTCACCGCCACCGTTACGAAGTCAACGTGGCGTACAAGGATCGTCTGCGCGAAGGCGGCCTGCGCATCTCTGGCCAGAGCCCGGATGGCGAGCTCACCGAGTTCGTGGAACTGCCGCAGGACGTGCACCCGTTCTATGTGGCCACCCAGGCTCACCCGGAGTTCAAGTCCCGCCCGACCAAGCCACATCCGCTGTTCGCCGGTCTGGTCAAGGCGGCGCTCGGCCATCAGGCGGCCCGCTGA
- the sufD gene encoding Fe-S cluster assembly protein SufD: MTDNTTPVKEIKIPVADPNDPYAIPAAMPSSVDHAVRSFNAGDYPEPSRKQDEWRYTPIERINEFFTVFKPSGETQIEVSMIDGSPLAEGVKLSQIKLGEGLSGTVSKPNDRVSAVEWESGHTATILELSGEIAQPVLVKVHGAGEDLDAFHLVIAAADKAHADVVVEHNGDARLAEGVEITTGKDSHVSTTFVQEWAKTAKHVANHRIHVGEGASLRHSVVTLGGDIVRIRMDQDFGGEQGDLNMLGIYFVDPGEHIEHRTMVVHNHPDCKSRVVYKGALDGKGAHSTWVGNALIQPTAPGTDSYELNRNLVLTPGAIADSEPNLEIENGNIIGAGHASSVGRFDDEELFYLESRGIPETDARKLVVRGFFGELVEEIGIPAISEHLMTVIDRRLARGENDAMAQVLEDK, from the coding sequence ATGACCGACAACACAACACCCGTCAAGGAAATCAAGATTCCGGTCGCCGACCCCAACGACCCGTACGCGATTCCGGCCGCCATGCCGTCCTCCGTGGACCATGCCGTGCGTTCGTTCAACGCAGGCGACTACCCGGAGCCCAGCCGCAAGCAGGACGAATGGCGCTACACGCCTATCGAGCGCATCAACGAGTTCTTCACCGTGTTCAAGCCTTCCGGCGAAACGCAGATCGAAGTCTCCATGATTGACGGCTCGCCGTTGGCCGAAGGCGTGAAGCTCAGCCAGATCAAGCTCGGTGAGGGCCTGTCCGGCACTGTGTCCAAGCCCAACGACCGCGTCTCCGCAGTCGAATGGGAATCCGGCCACACCGCAACCATTCTGGAACTGTCCGGTGAGATCGCCCAGCCCGTGCTCGTCAAGGTGCACGGCGCGGGGGAGGACCTCGACGCTTTCCATCTGGTGATCGCCGCCGCCGACAAGGCTCATGCGGACGTCGTCGTGGAACACAACGGTGACGCACGACTGGCCGAAGGCGTGGAAATCACCACCGGCAAGGACTCGCACGTCTCCACCACGTTCGTTCAGGAATGGGCCAAAACCGCCAAGCATGTGGCCAACCACCGCATCCACGTCGGCGAAGGCGCATCCCTGCGCCACTCCGTCGTGACCTTGGGCGGCGACATCGTCCGCATCCGCATGGATCAGGACTTCGGCGGCGAACAAGGCGACCTCAACATGCTCGGCATCTACTTCGTGGACCCCGGCGAGCACATCGAACACCGCACGATGGTGGTACACAACCACCCCGACTGCAAGTCCCGCGTGGTCTACAAGGGCGCGCTTGACGGCAAGGGCGCGCACTCCACTTGGGTGGGCAACGCGCTCATCCAGCCCACCGCCCCCGGCACCGACTCCTACGAGCTCAACCGCAACCTGGTCCTGACCCCGGGTGCCATCGCCGATTCCGAGCCGAACCTCGAAATCGAAAACGGCAACATCATCGGTGCCGGTCACGCCTCTTCGGTGGGCCGCTTCGACGACGAGGAACTGTTCTACCTCGAATCCCGCGGCATCCCCGAAACCGACGCCCGCAAGCTCGTGGTGCGTGGCTTCTTCGGCGAACTCGTCGAGGAGATCGGCATTCCTGCCATCTCCGAACATCTGATGACCGTGATTGACCGCCGACTGGCCCGTGGCGAAAACGACGCCATGGCACAGGTCCTCGAAGACAAGTAA
- the sufU gene encoding Fe-S cluster assembly sulfur transfer protein SufU, whose product MNEFGMSGDDLEQMYQEVILEASKHPHGKESFAPNAAVEQSADAAANVTVQASHEYCTPGESHQFNPTCGDEATIHVEVSDDEPHTIKRLVWDGHGCSISQASLSVMVDLVGGKTVDEAMDLEQTFHKLMESRGAGLDDENLEEKLGDAVVFQGVSKYPMRIKCALLGWEGLKDSIAKALAAKN is encoded by the coding sequence ATGAACGAATTCGGTATGAGCGGGGATGACCTCGAACAGATGTACCAAGAGGTCATCCTCGAGGCGTCAAAACATCCGCATGGCAAGGAATCCTTTGCGCCCAACGCGGCGGTCGAACAGTCCGCGGACGCGGCGGCCAATGTCACCGTGCAAGCCAGCCACGAATACTGCACGCCCGGTGAATCGCACCAGTTCAACCCGACCTGCGGCGACGAGGCGACCATCCATGTCGAAGTCTCCGATGACGAACCGCACACCATCAAGCGATTGGTGTGGGACGGCCACGGCTGCTCCATTTCGCAGGCCAGCCTGTCGGTGATGGTCGATCTGGTGGGCGGCAAAACCGTGGACGAGGCCATGGATCTGGAACAGACATTCCACAAGCTGATGGAATCGCGCGGTGCCGGTCTGGACGACGAGAACCTGGAAGAAAAGCTCGGCGACGCCGTGGTATTCCAAGGCGTGTCGAAATACCCTATGCGCATCAAATGCGCTCTGCTAGGCTGGGAAGGGCTGAAGGACTCCATCGCCAAAGCCCTCGCTGCAAAGAACTGA
- a CDS encoding TrmH family RNA methyltransferase: protein MQFITLDTVDDPRVEAYVSLTEMQLRNRLEPAKGVFIAESPKVIDRALAADREPLSLLVEEPWLEGMKDTFDFIDGRWGADIPVYVASPEQLKRLTGYRLHRGALCAMRRWLLPSVAEVCRSARRVAVMENIVDHTNVGALMRSAAALDVDAVLVTPSCGDPLYRRAARVSMGTVFQIPWTRITGFNDDGTENKHYWPFQGIDELKSLGFTTVAMALEDRSISLDELTRRLHAPDEDPTHIDKLALIFGTEGDGLSHHTIARADLTVKIPMSHGVDSLNVAASSAVAFYATR from the coding sequence ATGCAGTTCATCACGCTGGACACCGTTGACGACCCGCGCGTCGAAGCGTATGTGAGCCTCACCGAAATGCAGTTGCGCAATCGCTTGGAACCAGCCAAGGGCGTGTTCATCGCCGAGTCCCCCAAAGTCATCGACCGCGCGCTGGCCGCTGACCGCGAACCGCTGTCACTGCTGGTCGAGGAACCTTGGCTGGAGGGCATGAAAGACACCTTCGACTTCATCGACGGGCGCTGGGGCGCGGATATTCCCGTCTACGTGGCCTCACCTGAGCAGCTCAAGCGTCTGACCGGCTACCGTTTGCATCGCGGCGCCCTATGCGCGATGCGACGCTGGCTGCTGCCCTCCGTAGCCGAGGTCTGCAGGAGCGCCCGCCGCGTGGCAGTAATGGAAAACATCGTGGACCACACCAATGTGGGCGCACTGATGCGTTCGGCGGCCGCGCTCGATGTGGATGCCGTGCTGGTCACGCCCTCCTGCGGTGATCCGCTGTACCGACGAGCCGCTCGTGTGTCGATGGGCACCGTATTCCAGATTCCGTGGACCCGTATCACCGGGTTCAACGACGACGGTACCGAAAACAAGCATTACTGGCCGTTCCAGGGCATCGACGAGTTGAAGTCGCTGGGCTTCACCACTGTGGCCATGGCATTGGAGGATCGTTCGATTTCGTTGGACGAACTGACACGCCGTCTGCACGCGCCTGACGAAGATCCGACGCATATCGACAAGCTCGCGCTGATCTTCGGCACCGAGGGCGACGGCCTGTCCCACCATACGATTGCCCGCGCCGATTTGACCGTGAAGATTCCGATGAGCCACGGCGTGGATAGTCTGAACGTGGCGGCATCCAGCGCAGTGGCGTTCTACGCGACACGCTAA